The window GAAGGTTTACTAGTGATCCTTTTCAAACTTTTTTACTAAGCTTAGAATAATAATAGTGATTCGTAACTAAGAAATAACTAGAAACAAATTATAAAAATAACTAAAAGCTACTAGTGAATTAAAAGCAGGAGACCAAATCGAAATGTAGAATACTAACAATATCCCGCACCTACCATTACCACACCCTGTAAGCTTCCAAATAAAATCCACATTATCAAAATCCCTTTAAAGGAGTGGCTAATTTGCCTTCACCGAAACGAATCTGGTTTCCATTTGCGCAGTTCCATATTATGGCTAGAGGCATACGAAGAACATCTCTCTTTCATGACGATGAGGACAGAAACATGTATCTTCAAATACTGTTCATGATAAAAAATCGTTACCCCTTTCACCTTCATTCTTTTTGCCTCATGCCAAACCACATCCATCTACAAATCGAGACCATTGATCATCCACCATCCAAAATCATGCAAGCGATTCATTCCAGCTATGGCAATGTATTTTAATAGGAAATATCACTATACGGGTTCCGTTTTTGAAA is drawn from Bacillus sp. FJAT-18017 and contains these coding sequences:
- a CDS encoding transposase, whose translation is MARGIRRTSLFHDDEDRNMYLQILFMIKNRYPFHLHSFCLMPNHIHLQIETIDHPPSKIMQAIHSSYGNVF